TGTCTCCAACAATGGTTTCAAAGCCTTTTTGTCTGTTTTTAAGGTGGGGATGCGTGTCGACCGATTTGGCCAGATGCAAAACAAGCACTTCATCGCCCTCCGATAAACAGTTTTTCATAAGTTTTCCCGCTACCCTTCCGCTTTGGTTGTCATCCTGACCAATGAAAGAGATGTTGTTCTTTCCTTCAAGGTCGGAATTGATAAACACATAGGGTATCTGGTTTTGCTCGCAATATCTCAGCAAACGATACGCCTCTCCGGAAAAGACCGGCGCCAGGATGACCCCGTCGGGTTCTGATTCTATTATTTTGTTTATTTTTTCTTTGAATGAATCTTTATTAAACTGATCAAACAGGAATTTTCTGCTGGTAACCCCCAGATGGCTGATTTCGCTTATGGCTTTATCGATGCCTATGATCGGGCTCTGCCAGAAGGAACTTTCTTGTTGTGCGTGGGGAATGCATACAGCGAGTTTATAGGTTTTGCCTGAGGCCAGCCTTCTTGCAGAGAGGTCCGGCTCGTAGTTTAATTCCTGAATGATTTGCTGGATTTTTTGTTTGGTGATTTCTGAGACTTCTCCACGATTATGGATCACACGATCAACGGTCCCGTGAGAAACACCTGCCATTTCTGCAATATCCTTTATCCGTGCTTTAACCTTGTCCATAACCGGATGAATTTAATGGTTCCGTGTACGTACACGGCAAATATAAAAAATATTTGTCGTTTACCTACACGATTTGATTTTTTCCTAAAATAATCGTATTTTACTGCCAAAAAAATAACCATGTCCCTACAGGCTGAAGGAACGAATTATTTCGGAACCCAGATATTTCCCGTTAATATCAGTAAGGTTTGTTATCCACAAGGGATCAGTCATCCTTATGATCTTACACAGACAATGCACTATCATGAT
This is a stretch of genomic DNA from Bacteroidales bacterium. It encodes these proteins:
- a CDS encoding substrate-binding domain-containing protein — protein: MDKVKARIKDIAEMAGVSHGTVDRVIHNRGEVSEITKQKIQQIIQELNYEPDLSARRLASGKTYKLAVCIPHAQQESSFWQSPIIGIDKAISEISHLGVTSRKFLFDQFNKDSFKEKINKIIESEPDGVILAPVFSGEAYRLLRYCEQNQIPYVFINSDLEGKNNISFIGQDDNQSGRVAGKLMKNCLSEGDEVLVLHLAKSVDTHPHLKNRQKGFETIVGDKIRINHLNIKSNKDSVITHNLKAHLEKHPNTKGIFVTNSKAFKVAQFLDKHHTDLLLIGYDLTEENLIHLEKETIDYLISQKPFDQGYISVRTLFNSLVLNKPVEKEYKLPIEIIIKENVNHQNISNAL